From Agrobacterium tumefaciens, a single genomic window includes:
- a CDS encoding anti-sigma factor gives MSEGSHSGGMGSRDEILAGEYVLGVLPFATRRALEERMKEDKAFAHLVERWQQELASFNDEYLEEMPDAAIFARIEARLFGSKEEAVKQGLWNSIRFWRWTALGTGALAVVALALAVLPVIQPKPTALVAELATTDSQVNLLASYDAESGRMRIVPVAVGKPDEKSLELWLVQKNGSTRSLGVFQPGASGDLIIPADMRSDIAEGTTFAVSVEPFGGSPTGQATGPVIAVGTARHL, from the coding sequence ATGAGCGAGGGATCACACAGCGGCGGTATGGGATCGCGCGACGAAATCCTCGCCGGAGAATACGTTCTTGGGGTCCTGCCGTTTGCGACGCGTCGCGCGCTCGAAGAGCGGATGAAGGAAGACAAGGCGTTTGCGCACCTCGTTGAGCGCTGGCAGCAGGAACTCGCTTCTTTCAACGATGAGTATCTGGAAGAGATGCCAGACGCCGCGATTTTCGCGCGCATCGAGGCACGCCTCTTTGGCTCGAAAGAAGAGGCCGTCAAGCAAGGTCTATGGAACTCGATCCGGTTCTGGCGCTGGACTGCGCTCGGGACTGGCGCGCTTGCCGTGGTTGCGTTGGCTCTTGCTGTATTGCCTGTCATTCAACCCAAACCGACAGCGCTCGTGGCAGAACTCGCGACGACCGACAGTCAGGTTAATCTCCTTGCCTCTTACGATGCTGAGAGCGGGCGAATGCGCATCGTGCCTGTTGCGGTCGGCAAACCGGACGAGAAGTCGCTGGAACTCTGGCTTGTTCAGAAGAATGGCTCCACTCGCTCGCTTGGTGTGTTCCAGCCCGGCGCGAGTGGTGACCTGATCATCCCGGCTGACATGCGTTCCGACATCGCAGAAGGCACAACTTTTGCAGTGAGTGTGGAGCCGTTCGGCGGTTCGCCAACCGGTCAGGCCACCGGTCCGGTTATTGCTGTGGGTACGGCTCGTCATCTATAG
- a CDS encoding LysR family transcriptional regulator gives MDKLGTLSIFVQVAEVGSFVSAGHRLGISGSAVGKAIARLEEELGVRLFNRSTRSMALTEEGSFFLDTCRRIQAEYEEVQARLSRSHATPRGQLRVSLPLAGMLLMPTIADFMKTYPEVNLDLDFTDRIVDVIEEGFDAVIRTGDVKDTRLMSRKLGTFRHVIVASPDYLAKNGTPQLPEDLLQHQCLHHRFANSGKLEPWPLVRDGRDIKLDLPVSTVASTLEPLIFLAQRSFGITCLPPFAVTSEIAGGSLVPVLDDYLAGTGQFRVLWPTSRYLSPKVRAFVDFMAANLFAA, from the coding sequence GTGGACAAGCTCGGAACGCTCAGTATCTTCGTGCAGGTTGCAGAGGTCGGAAGCTTCGTTTCGGCCGGGCATCGTCTTGGGATTTCCGGCTCTGCCGTGGGCAAGGCAATAGCAAGGCTCGAAGAAGAACTTGGTGTCCGCCTGTTCAATCGCTCTACCCGCAGCATGGCGCTAACGGAGGAAGGCAGCTTCTTTCTCGATACGTGCCGCCGCATTCAAGCAGAATATGAAGAGGTACAAGCGAGACTGTCGCGGTCGCACGCTACGCCTCGCGGACAACTGCGTGTCAGCCTGCCCCTAGCGGGCATGTTGCTGATGCCAACAATCGCCGATTTCATGAAAACCTACCCTGAGGTCAATCTGGATCTCGACTTCACGGATCGTATTGTTGACGTCATCGAAGAAGGTTTCGATGCCGTAATCCGCACCGGTGACGTCAAAGACACTCGCCTGATGAGCCGCAAGCTCGGGACGTTCAGGCATGTTATCGTCGCTTCGCCTGATTATCTCGCAAAAAACGGCACTCCGCAGCTGCCGGAAGATCTCCTTCAGCATCAATGCCTCCACCACCGTTTCGCCAATTCCGGCAAGCTCGAACCATGGCCGCTGGTTCGTGACGGTCGCGACATCAAACTCGATTTACCCGTCAGCACCGTTGCCAGCACACTTGAGCCGCTGATCTTTCTCGCGCAGCGCTCTTTCGGCATTACCTGTCTTCCCCCCTTCGCGGTAACATCCGAAATTGCTGGGGGAAGCCTGGTGCCGGTGCTCGATGATTATCTGGCAGGGACTGGTCAGTTTCGCGTGTTGTGGCCGACCAGCCGCTATCTGTCACCGAAGGTCAGGGCGTTCGTAGACTTCATGGCAGCCAACCTGTTCGCGGCGTGA
- a CDS encoding antibiotic biosynthesis monooxygenase, protein MVTTTSAGFAIQPVPTTFIVNVIHVHPEKQDEAFEIIQDVVHYVAERKEGFLWSSLAKSTDGLTVVNIEAIQGADNVGEFFSDPVFVEKFARLDTVSTSEFHTYKVDDLVLPKRTAGEDAR, encoded by the coding sequence ATGGTAACGACCACATCAGCCGGTTTTGCAATCCAACCCGTACCGACGACTTTCATCGTCAACGTCATCCACGTTCACCCTGAAAAACAGGATGAAGCGTTTGAAATCATTCAAGACGTTGTCCACTACGTTGCTGAACGCAAGGAAGGGTTCTTATGGAGTAGCCTCGCAAAAAGCACCGACGGGCTGACGGTCGTCAATATCGAAGCGATCCAGGGTGCCGACAATGTTGGAGAGTTCTTTTCAGACCCGGTCTTCGTCGAGAAGTTTGCGCGACTGGATACGGTCTCAACCAGCGAATTTCACACTTATAAAGTGGATGACCTCGTCCTGCCCAAGCGGACGGCCGGCGAGGACGCAAGATGA